A region from the Benincasa hispida cultivar B227 chromosome 8, ASM972705v1, whole genome shotgun sequence genome encodes:
- the LOC120084205 gene encoding glutathione S-transferase U9-like, which translates to MTEENRVVLYGLWASPFVKRVELALKIKGIPFEYVEEDLQNKSPDLLKFNSVYKKVPVLVHNGRPICESAVIFEYIEEVWKNNGPSLLPQHPYKRAQIRFWADFVQNQLFDGLLLAMKTDGEAQEKAIKDVKEKLKVVEEQGLKSLLAEESPFVNGDELGYLDIGMLAVLGRYMIYQEFFGMKIVEEEEIPILFSWLNRLIEHPIAEGAPPKEKVLGLLHIIRQRFLHSPASA; encoded by the exons ATGACTGAGGAAAACAGAGTGGTACTTTATGGATTGTGGGCTAGTCCTTTTGTGAAGAGGGTCGAACTCGCCCTCAAAATCAAAGGCATCCCTTTTGAATATGTCGAAGAAGATCTCCAGAACAAAAGTCCGGACCTTCTCAAATTCAATTCTGTTTACAAGAAAGTTCCTGTACTCGTCCACAATGGAAGACCCATTTGTGAATCAGCTGTAATTTTTGAGTACATAGAGGAAGTTTGGAAGAATAATGGCCCTTCCCTTCTACCTCAACATCCCTACAAACGAGCCCAGATTCGATTCTGGGCTGATTTCGTTCAGAATCAg TTGTTTGATGGTCTACTTTTAGCAATGAAGACAGACGGGGAAGCACAAGAGAAAGCCATTAAAGACGTGAAAGAGAAGCtgaaagttgttgaagaacagGGGTTGAAGAGTTTGCTAGCAGAGGAAAGTCCATTTGTGAATGGAGACGAACTTGGATATTTAGACATAGGGATGTTGGCAGTGCTTGGAAGGTACATGATTTACCAAGAGTTTTTTGGAATGAAAAttgtggaagaagaagagatccCAATTTTGTTCTCATGGTTGAATAGATTAATAGAGCATCCTATTGCAGAGGGAGCTCCTCCCAAAGAAAAGGTTTTGGGGCTTCTTCACATCATCAGGCAAAGATTTCTACACTCCCCTGCTTCTGCTTAA
- the LOC120084204 gene encoding glutathione S-transferase U9-like: protein MAEENRVVLYGMWASPFAKRIELALKIKGIPFEYVEEDLQNKSPELLKFNPVYKKVPVLVHNGRPICESSVIFEYIEEVWTNSGPSLLPQDPYKRAQVRFWADFVQKQLFEGMFLLMKTEGEAQEKGIKEVKEKLRVLEEQGLKSLLGEESSPFVNGDELGYLDIVMLTVLGMYKTHEEFSGVKIVEEEKIPTVFSWLNRLIDHPIAKEVGPPKEKVLGFLHFIRQKLLHSQAAA from the exons ATGGCGGAGGAAAACAGAGTAGTGCTTTACGGAATGTGGGCTAGCCCTTTTGCCAAGAGGATCGAACTCGCCCTCAAAATCAAAGGCATCCCTTTTGAATACGTTGAAGAAGATCTCCAAAACAAAAGCCCAGAGCTTCTCAAATTCAATCCTGTTTACAAAAAAGTTCCTGTACTCGTCCACAATGGAAGACCCATTTGTGAATCATCTGTAATTTTTGAGTATATAGAGGAAGTTTGGACCAACAGTGGCCCTTCCCTTCTACCTCAAGATCCCTACAAACGAGCCCAAGTTCGATTCTGGGCTGATTTCGTTCAGAAACAG TTGTTTGAGGGCATGTTTTTATTGATGAAGACGGAAGGGGAAGCACAAGAGAAAGGCATTAAAGAAGTGAAGGAGAAGTTGAGAGTTCTTGAAGAACAGGGGTTGAAGAGTTTGTTGGGAGAGGAAAGTAGTCCATTTGTGAATGGGGATGAACTTGGATATTTGGACATAGTGATGTTGACAGTGCTTGGAATGTACAAGACTCATGAAGAGTTTTCTGGGGTTAAAATTGTGGAAGAAGAGAAGATCCCAACTGTGTTCTCATGGTTGAATAGATTGATAGACCATCCTATTGCAAAGGAGGTAGGTCCTCCCAAAGAGAAGGTTTTGGGGTTTCTTCACTTCATTAGGCAAAAGTTATTACACTCTCAAGCTGCTGCTTAA